In Nitrospinota bacterium, the sequence AATATCCGAATATTTGCCAACACCAAACCAGGAGATAGGCAACCTTAGAATTACACAAGCCAGGGAGATGATCGCAAAAGGGGCCAATCCTGAAAATCCACAGGTAAAAGAACTTCTAAGAGATGCTATCGATAATTTTCAAACCGCATTTTCCAAAGCATCGCAGCTAAAACCGCTTGACCCCTACAAAGATACCGCTCCCGACAAAGAGGCAACCGCAAAGATCGCCAGCGATATCTTCAGGCTAAATCTGAACGCCGATTTCGGGCATGGGAACGATATTGTTAAAAAACTGAGCGGACTTGCAAATGAATCCTTGAAAAACAGCACCGGCATTGATCCCGAACAGCTGCACCCGTCACAAACTATCAGCCTTGGTCTTGGCGCGCTTGACCGCGGCGATTATGAAGAGGCTGAGAAACTTCTCTTCATGGCGGCTAAAAATCGGGACTATTTTTCCGATGCCACACATGAAATAAACTACTTGGGAACCAGAGTGAGAAGAGAAAAGGGGGAGGATGAAGCCATAAAACTATACAACAGACTACTCACCTTAAATCCTCCAAACAAAGCGGCCGTTTACTTTAACCTGTCCGTAGCATGGAACAGGAAAAAACAGAACGCCAATGCCACCGGAGCGATCGTTAAAGCCATCTACATTGACCCTACCCTCCCGCTGGATAACTCCTTTTATCAAAGTCCGGAGATCTTCGAAGTTCTAAAAAACATTATTCATGCCATAAATGAAATCGAAAAGAATTCCTCAAATATCACCGTTCCGGCTGAAACAAAGATCTACTATGAAATTGTTGAGAAATTCGAGGAGCTTATTCATGTCAACAAGGGTGAAGCTTTCAAATATCTCTATCAAATTGTGAACAGCACTCCAGGATTTTTCAAGAATTCCCGAACTTATGTCAACACTCACTTAACGAACTTGATGGGGCTTGCATACAGTAAATTTTCTGCCATTCAAAGGCCCGATGCTCAAAAATTTGCCAAATTCCTTTTTGCCGCGATAAATTATGGAAAAAAATTGAGCATTCCGCAGAATTCAGTCACATGTGGGAATCTGCTCTCTCAGGTGATGGAGATACTATACACTTCCGCCGATCAGGCGGAGGCCGCATACTTCCTGTCGCAGGCAATTATCATCGACCCCGACTTTATGAAAAAACCCGATTTCTACGCAAGTTCGACTTTTGTAAATCTTGCCAAGGAGATCCATAAAAAACTTTCAAGCGTAAAAGTTGAAAAACTGGTCATATCCGGCGAAACTGCATGACTGTACAGTAACGTTTGGAAATCCGCGCAAGTTGCATCCAAGCTCCCCCCGCTAAAATCCCTATCCATTCATAAAAACCGCACTAATTGCTGTAGAATACTTCGAGTAAGCAATAACTTGGTTTTGGCGGTCATGTTGCCGCAAAAACCTGTTAAATATCGATTTAGCATGAGGGATTATGGGCGCTGGGAACGAAGCTGTGGACGCGGAAGATCCTTTATCGGATTACCTCGACAGCAAAATCAGGCTTTTTATCAACGACAAGGCCATCCTTTCCCAAACCAAGCAGTTCCTGCTCGCTTTGAAATTCACGAACATCGAGGTAACCAATGTGGATCCGTCTTACACCGGAGCGCTTAACCAACTCCTGCCGTTGATGATGAAAGATACCGACCTGATACTGGTAAACTCCCCGACCGCCGTGAGAGCCGGAAGAACCACGATAAAAAAGAACATCCTCGTTTTCTTTCACGATTTTAAACGGTTGCTGGAAGACAGGTCAAAAAGAGATTCAATGACTTTGATTTCGAAATGCGTTCCGATATTTTCCGAAGCCTCGCTCCAGCAAATAAGGGAACAGCTAGTCGTCAATCTCTCCAAGTTCGGAGTCTCCAGCGCGTTCATTTTGAAGCAGCAGGAATCGCTGGTCGGCTTGAACCCCGGTGAACAAAAGGAGAAGAAAAACCAGCAGATGGTTGAAAGGTTCAATGAGATAAAAACCTACCTCATCGAATATTTTAACAAGGATCAGGACGCAGCGATTCAGAACATCAAATCCAAACAGAACGAAGTCGAGCTTTCCAGGAAAAAACAGGAAGCCGACAATCAAATGAAGAAGGGGGCCGAACTGAAAAAGGCCGGAAGATTTGAAGAAGCTATTGACTGCTACAGAAAAGCAATCGAATTGTACCCCGATGATCCAGAGGCATATATGGAAAGCGGGAGAGCCTATACGAGGGTGCAAAAATACTCAAGCGCCATGACCCGATTCAAACAGGCTTCGGAAGTTTCAGAAGACCTGCCAACGCCCAACAAGGAGATCGGAAACCTGATAATCTCACAGGTAAAAGAAAAGATCAGAAAAGGGGCCGACCCCGAAAGCCCTGAAATAAAAAAGTATTTGAACAGCGCCGTGCAGAATTTTGAGTCCGCCATGAAAAAAGCTGAAGGGCTTAAAAAACTTTCGCCGGACGACAGCAGAGAACCGAGCATCGAAGCAGTATCGAAAATAGCGGGTGATATCTTCAAAATGAATTTGGGGACACTTCTTGGTAAAGACCATGAGATGGTTCGTAAAATCGGCTCGCTGGCCCATAAAACATTAAATAACGCCGCTGGAGGAAATCCCGAGAAACTTCATCCTGCCCAGCAGATCACTCTCGGGCTTGGAGCTTTGGAAGCCGGGAACTACCAGGAGGCCGAAAAACTCCTTTTCCTTTCCGCCAAGGATGAAGAACATCTTGCGGACGCCGCCGAGGAAATTAATTTTCTTGGAACCCGCCTGAGGAGGGAGAAAGGGGCTGGAGAGGCTATTCGTCTTTATAAAAAATTGCTGGAGTTGAGTCCTCCAAACCAGGCTCCAATTTATTTCAATCTTGCTGTTGCCCTGAAAAAGATGGAAAACACGCTTGATTGTGCCGGTTCAATAGTGAAATCAGTTGTTCTTGATCCTGACCTGCCAAATGAAAACGCATTTTACCAAAGCCCGGAAATTTTCGAGTTACTGAAAAAGATCATGAATCTGTTTTCACAGGCTGAAAAAAATTCGGCCCAGGTTGAGATATCGCCCGAAAACGCCGCCTTTTACAAATTCGTGGAAAAACTCGAAGCCCTTTCCCTGAAAAATATGGATGAGGCAATAAAATTCCTTTACCAGATAGCCATGAAGATGCCTGCCTTTTTTAAAAATCCGAAAATCTATCTAAATAAAAGGATCATGGAGCTAGCCACCACCGCGGAATCCAGATTTTCTAAAGCCGCCAACGCTGATGCAAAAAAATTCGCCGAATATTTGGGATCTTTCATGGCACAAAGGGATCAGGCCAAATTCCCGCAGAATTTCGTGAACGCAATGCATTTTCTTGCGCTCACAAGAGAAGAATATTTCAAAAACAGCAATGAAGCCAATGCCTCCTATTTTTTAATACAGGCTTACATGAGCGCTGAAGAGCTTTTGGGAAAGCCGGACTTTTACGCAAGCCCGGTTATCGTCGGGATCATGAAGACCACCAGAACCAAACTGGTAAACGTTAAAATAGACCAGCTCGGATAATTCCTTCTAAAAGGTATAGAATTTAGACATGGGTGTAAATATTGGGATCACTTCCGATACCGGTACGTCGCCAAAACCGGTTCACAGGAAACATGAATACTTCTGGATCAAAAAGGACCTCGCCGAATCCGTTTTCAAGGCGGGCGGCATACCTTTCATAATTCCAGCATGTGGAACAAAGATTGAAGCTGAACAGATAATGAATTCTCTTGATGGCCTCGTCATATCGGGCGGCAATTTTGACATTGACCCCGCGCTTTACGGCGCAAAAAGGAAAAAAGTTTCCAACATCAGAAAAAAGGAACGTACCATTTCGGAGATACTCCTCCTTTCGGAAGCAATAAGGCAGAACAAACCTGTCCTCGGAATCTGCGGAGGTGAACAGCTAATCAACGTCCATTTCGGCGGAACGCTTTACCAGGATATTCCAAGCGAAATTCCGGGAGCGCTTGATCATGTTCAAAAAACACATTTCAGCAAAACATGTCACGCCGTCAGTATCGAGAGAGGAACACTCCTCGCCGAAATAATGGGAGTTACATCGGCAAAGGTGAACTCTACCCATCACCAATCGATAAAGGACGTTGCCGCAGGTTTGACAGTATCCGCAATGTCTCCCGATGGGGTGATAGAAGCGATAGAAAAGCCGGGCGACCTGTTCCTGCTCGGTGTTCAATGGCACCCGGAATTCCTGTCGGGCGACGACCGGCAGATCGCCCTGTTTAAAACGCTAGTCGGAGAGGCAAAGAAAAAATGATCATCGGAGTTCCAAAAGAGATAAAACCGGATGAATACCGCGTGGGAATAATCCCCGCAGGTGTAAGACAACTGGTTCTTGCGGGGCATACCGTACTTATAGAAGAGTCTGCCGGCGTAGGGAGCGGATTCCCCGATTCCGCCTATATCTCCGAAGGGGCAGAAATTGCAGAAAGCCCAAAGGATATCTGGTCGCGCTCGGACATGGTCATCAAAGTGAAGGAACCTGTCGAACCTGAATTTGAATACCTTCGAGAAGGATTGATCCTGTACACCTACCTGCATCTGGCGGCTGACAAAGAGCTTACCGAAGTTTTAGTAAAATCTGGAATTTCCGGCATAGCCTATGAAACGGTTCAGGAGAGAGACGGAAGTCTGCCGTTGCTGAATCCGATGTCGGAGATCGCGGGTAGGATGTCAATTCATGAAGGGGCGAAATTTCTCGAGAAGGAAAAAGGGGGGCGCGGGATTCTTCTTGGTGGGGTGCCGGGCGTCCCCTCCGGCCAGGTTGTTATTTTGGGGGGAGGCCTTGTAGGCCTTAACGCCGCAAAAATGGCGGTCGGTCTTGGGGCAAGGGTTACTGTGATTGATATTTCGCTACCCAGGCTCCGCTATCTGGACGATATCTTTGCCAACAAGATCGAAACACTTCACTCAAACCCCCATACGATAAGAGAAAGCGTATCAACCGCAGACCTGCTGGTTGGAGCAGTCCTTATTCCTGGCGCAAAGGCGCCGATGCTGGTAACCCGCTCGATGGTCTCCCGGATGCAGCCAGGTTCGGTGATAGTTGATGTTTCCGTTGACCAGGGGGGGTGTATAGAGACATCCCGCCCGACAACCCACCATGATCCGACATACACCGTAGACGGCGTTA encodes:
- a CDS encoding tetratricopeptide repeat protein, whose amino-acid sequence is ISEYLPTPNQEIGNLRITQAREMIAKGANPENPQVKELLRDAIDNFQTAFSKASQLKPLDPYKDTAPDKEATAKIASDIFRLNLNADFGHGNDIVKKLSGLANESLKNSTGIDPEQLHPSQTISLGLGALDRGDYEEAEKLLFMAAKNRDYFSDATHEINYLGTRVRREKGEDEAIKLYNRLLTLNPPNKAAVYFNLSVAWNRKKQNANATGAIVKAIYIDPTLPLDNSFYQSPEIFEVLKNIIHAINEIEKNSSNITVPAETKIYYEIVEKFEELIHVNKGEAFKYLYQIVNSTPGFFKNSRTYVNTHLTNLMGLAYSKFSAIQRPDAQKFAKFLFAAINYGKKLSIPQNSVTCGNLLSQVMEILYTSADQAEAAYFLSQAIIIDPDFMKKPDFYASSTFVNLAKEIHKKLSSVKVEKLVISGETA
- a CDS encoding tetratricopeptide repeat protein, giving the protein MGAGNEAVDAEDPLSDYLDSKIRLFINDKAILSQTKQFLLALKFTNIEVTNVDPSYTGALNQLLPLMMKDTDLILVNSPTAVRAGRTTIKKNILVFFHDFKRLLEDRSKRDSMTLISKCVPIFSEASLQQIREQLVVNLSKFGVSSAFILKQQESLVGLNPGEQKEKKNQQMVERFNEIKTYLIEYFNKDQDAAIQNIKSKQNEVELSRKKQEADNQMKKGAELKKAGRFEEAIDCYRKAIELYPDDPEAYMESGRAYTRVQKYSSAMTRFKQASEVSEDLPTPNKEIGNLIISQVKEKIRKGADPESPEIKKYLNSAVQNFESAMKKAEGLKKLSPDDSREPSIEAVSKIAGDIFKMNLGTLLGKDHEMVRKIGSLAHKTLNNAAGGNPEKLHPAQQITLGLGALEAGNYQEAEKLLFLSAKDEEHLADAAEEINFLGTRLRREKGAGEAIRLYKKLLELSPPNQAPIYFNLAVALKKMENTLDCAGSIVKSVVLDPDLPNENAFYQSPEIFELLKKIMNLFSQAEKNSAQVEISPENAAFYKFVEKLEALSLKNMDEAIKFLYQIAMKMPAFFKNPKIYLNKRIMELATTAESRFSKAANADAKKFAEYLGSFMAQRDQAKFPQNFVNAMHFLALTREEYFKNSNEANASYFLIQAYMSAEELLGKPDFYASPVIVGIMKTTRTKLVNVKIDQLG
- the ald gene encoding alanine dehydrogenase — its product is MIIGVPKEIKPDEYRVGIIPAGVRQLVLAGHTVLIEESAGVGSGFPDSAYISEGAEIAESPKDIWSRSDMVIKVKEPVEPEFEYLREGLILYTYLHLAADKELTEVLVKSGISGIAYETVQERDGSLPLLNPMSEIAGRMSIHEGAKFLEKEKGGRGILLGGVPGVPSGQVVILGGGLVGLNAAKMAVGLGARVTVIDISLPRLRYLDDIFANKIETLHSNPHTIRESVSTADLLVGAVLIPGAKAPMLVTRSMVSRMQPGSVIVDVSVDQGGCIETSRPTTHHDPTYTVDGVTHYCVSNMPGAVPRTSTIALTNATFRYAYDIAQKGFENAMRNSETLRKGVNTHKGKLTYEQVAVSHGLKYTPFEI
- a CDS encoding gamma-glutamyl-gamma-aminobutyrate hydrolase family protein, which produces MGVNIGITSDTGTSPKPVHRKHEYFWIKKDLAESVFKAGGIPFIIPACGTKIEAEQIMNSLDGLVISGGNFDIDPALYGAKRKKVSNIRKKERTISEILLLSEAIRQNKPVLGICGGEQLINVHFGGTLYQDIPSEIPGALDHVQKTHFSKTCHAVSIERGTLLAEIMGVTSAKVNSTHHQSIKDVAAGLTVSAMSPDGVIEAIEKPGDLFLLGVQWHPEFLSGDDRQIALFKTLVGEAKKK